From one Mustela nigripes isolate SB6536 chromosome 16, MUSNIG.SB6536, whole genome shotgun sequence genomic stretch:
- the G6PC1 gene encoding glucose-6-phosphatase catalytic subunit 1 isoform X1, with amino-acid sequence MEQGMNALHDFGIQSTHYLQVNYQDSQDWFILVSMIADLRNAFYVLFPIWFHLHEAVGIKLLWVAVIGDWLNLVFKWILFGQRPYWWVMDTDYYRNTSVPLIKQFPVTCETGPGSPSGHAMGTAGVYYVMVTSTLAIFRGKKKPTYRFRCLNVALWLGFWAVQLNVCLSRIYLAAHFPHQVVAGVLSGIAVAETFRHIQSIYNASLKKYFLVTFFLFGFAIGFYLLLKGLGVDLLWTLEKAKRWCQRPEWVHIDTTPFASLLKNVGTLFGLGLALNSSMYRESCKGKLSKWFPFRLCCIVVSLVLLHLFDSLKPPSQVELIFYVLSFCKSAAVPLASVSLIPYCLARVLGQPDKKSL; translated from the exons ATGGAGCAAGGAATGAATGCCCTTCATGACTTTGGGATCCAGTCAACGCACTACCTCCAGGTGAATTACCAGGACTCTCAGGATTGGTTCATCTTGGTGTCCATGATCGCAGACCTCAGAAATGCCTTCTATGTCCTCTTCCCCATCTGGTTCCATCTCCATGAAGCTGTAGGCATCAAGCTCCTCTGGGTAGCGGTGATTGGAGACTGGCTCAACCTCGTCTTTAAGTG GATTCTGTTTGGACAGCGTCCATACTGGTGGGTCATGGACACAGATTACTACCGCAACACATCTGTGCCGCTGATAAAGCAGTTTCCAGTCACCTGCGAGACTGGACCAG GGAGTCCCTCTGGTCATGCCATGGGCACAGCGGGTGTATACTATGTGATGGTCACATCCACCCTGGCTATCTTCCGGGGGAAGAAAAAACCAACCTACAGATTTCG GTGCTTGAACGTCGCTTTGTGGTTGGGATTCTGGGCCGTGCAGCTGAACGTCTGTCTGTCCCGAATCTACCTCGCCGCTCATTTTCCCCATCAGGTTGTTGCCGGAGTCCTGTCAG GCATTGCTGTGGCTGAAACTTTCCGCCACATCCAGAGCATCTACAACGCCAGCCTCAAGAAGTACTTCCTCGTCACCTTCTTCTTGTTCGGCTTTGCCATTGGATTTTACCTGCTACTCAAGGGGCTCGGCGTAGACCTCCTGTGGACGCTGGAGAAAGCCAAGAGATGGTGCCAGCGGCCGGAATGGGTCCACATTGACACCACGCCCTTCGCCAGCCTCCTCAAGAACGTGGGGACCCTCTTCGGCCTGGGGCTGGCTCTCAACTCCAGCATGTACAGGGAGAGCTGCAAGGGAAAGCTCAGCAAATGGTTCCCGTTCCGCCTCTGCTGCATCGTGGTCTCTCTTGTTCTCCTGCACCTCTTTGACTCTCTGAAGCCCCCGTCCCAAGTGGAGCTGATCTTCTACGTCCTGTCCTTCTGCAAGAGTGCGGCCGTGCCCCTGGCATCTGTCAGCCTCATCCCTTACTGCCTTGCCCGGGTCCTGGGCCAGCCAGACAAGAAGTCTTTGTAA
- the G6PC1 gene encoding glucose-6-phosphatase catalytic subunit 1 isoform X2, which translates to MPFMTLGSSQRTTSRILFGQRPYWWVMDTDYYRNTSVPLIKQFPVTCETGPGSPSGHAMGTAGVYYVMVTSTLAIFRGKKKPTYRFRCLNVALWLGFWAVQLNVCLSRIYLAAHFPHQVVAGVLSGIAVAETFRHIQSIYNASLKKYFLVTFFLFGFAIGFYLLLKGLGVDLLWTLEKAKRWCQRPEWVHIDTTPFASLLKNVGTLFGLGLALNSSMYRESCKGKLSKWFPFRLCCIVVSLVLLHLFDSLKPPSQVELIFYVLSFCKSAAVPLASVSLIPYCLARVLGQPDKKSL; encoded by the exons ATGCCCTTCATGACTTTGGGATCCAGTCAACGCACTACCTCCAG GATTCTGTTTGGACAGCGTCCATACTGGTGGGTCATGGACACAGATTACTACCGCAACACATCTGTGCCGCTGATAAAGCAGTTTCCAGTCACCTGCGAGACTGGACCAG GGAGTCCCTCTGGTCATGCCATGGGCACAGCGGGTGTATACTATGTGATGGTCACATCCACCCTGGCTATCTTCCGGGGGAAGAAAAAACCAACCTACAGATTTCG GTGCTTGAACGTCGCTTTGTGGTTGGGATTCTGGGCCGTGCAGCTGAACGTCTGTCTGTCCCGAATCTACCTCGCCGCTCATTTTCCCCATCAGGTTGTTGCCGGAGTCCTGTCAG GCATTGCTGTGGCTGAAACTTTCCGCCACATCCAGAGCATCTACAACGCCAGCCTCAAGAAGTACTTCCTCGTCACCTTCTTCTTGTTCGGCTTTGCCATTGGATTTTACCTGCTACTCAAGGGGCTCGGCGTAGACCTCCTGTGGACGCTGGAGAAAGCCAAGAGATGGTGCCAGCGGCCGGAATGGGTCCACATTGACACCACGCCCTTCGCCAGCCTCCTCAAGAACGTGGGGACCCTCTTCGGCCTGGGGCTGGCTCTCAACTCCAGCATGTACAGGGAGAGCTGCAAGGGAAAGCTCAGCAAATGGTTCCCGTTCCGCCTCTGCTGCATCGTGGTCTCTCTTGTTCTCCTGCACCTCTTTGACTCTCTGAAGCCCCCGTCCCAAGTGGAGCTGATCTTCTACGTCCTGTCCTTCTGCAAGAGTGCGGCCGTGCCCCTGGCATCTGTCAGCCTCATCCCTTACTGCCTTGCCCGGGTCCTGGGCCAGCCAGACAAGAAGTCTTTGTAA